From a region of the Pseudomonadota bacterium genome:
- a CDS encoding entericidin A/B family lipoprotein — protein MFSTLSKSRTLALVGLVAGLVLHLAGCNTVAGFGRDVEKLGDKIERKAEQSKRY, from the coding sequence ATGTTCAGCACTCTGAGCAAGTCTCGCACGCTCGCCCTCGTGGGCCTGGTCGCGGGTCTGGTCTTGCATCTGGCCGGCTGCAACACGGTCGCCGGTTTCGGCCGGGATGTCGAAAAGCTCGGCGACAAGATCGAGCGCAAGGCCGAACAGAGTAAGCGTTATTGA